The genomic segment CTTCGTGGTCTCTGCTCCGGTTTTCAAGACCACTGGAACTGCATCGTTAATCGGGGTCTCTCGGAAAAGCTGTACACGGTTCACCTTTCACCTCCTTCCTTACTCTGAGCCCGGACTTCACATGCGCTGCAGATCTGAGAGGTCCTCCGTGGGATGTTCCGGATCTGAGCAGGATAAAGCTCAAAACTCAGCCATAAAGAGCATCTCAGGCCACCGCGGTGCATCATCTTCGAGTTATAAACGGGGTTCCGTTTCTCTTCTCGGTGGTTGCTCAACCCCCAACAGTCCAATCATCACAGCCTTCTCTCCTCCATCTTGCGCCACCAACGAAGTGTACCTTCACGTTGCCGCACGCACTCTCCGTTCCAGCTCCGCCTCCCATCCCGGATCTAGGGTTTCTCCAGCCAGGCTGGTTGTTAATGGgccaaatttcaattgtttgtGGGCATGGCCCAGTACCACTAAGGAAGAAAGCGGTCATTTGCTTAGTCAATCAATACCCACTGGTTTGATTAGTTTGGCTAGTTTAAAGATTTCTAAGGGTTTCCTTGGGATCTATGTTATGCGCGTATTGCTATATCAATCTTATAGGATGAATTGTTCGGTGGTTTTACCGACTTTGCTACCGGTACTATCATCCTCTTCTACAAAGGAGAGAATCTTATTACCATGCTTCTTTTCTGTGAAAGGAGATGATTCCTCGGTTATTTTACCGAGAGTTTGCTTCAACTTACTCACCGGTTTGTCACTTTGCGTAGCGGTCTGTACGGGATCTGAAGGTGCAAACGAGAAGACTACTTCGGTTCTTCTCGTTGGTGAGAGTTGGCTTTCAACATCACAATATAAGGTGACTAAATCCCAGCTGTATGACTTTGTCGTACATGCTTCCTCGACGCATCCAAGCTTTGGCTTGAATTCGCTGTCATCTTCTGATGAAGACTTATCATGTTTAATCTTAATTGCTGTTGTGGCTTATGTTTATTTTCCAAGAGGATGTCTAATTCCCTCTGGTTATTGTAGTTTTTCAAGTTGATTTAATGAAAGAAagtttgtgttcaaaaaaaaaaagatacataggtatttatttttaaaaattttgtttgaaaattatcTAAGAAATTAATTCATAACGATGCTTACCCATTTATTTGCGACGATCATTTTTGCTTTTCGAATCCCTATCATTTATGTCggaaattaatatatttttatttatattaattgtttAACTAGATAATAAACTCATAAAATAAACGAAATATAAAATCCTATCTTAGATTGTTATGAAGTTATATAAGGAGATCAATCACAACTAATGGAAGATGTTCTTCATTAGTAAATAAGTAATGAATATTCATATAAATGTATGGAATAAACAAACTAATTTGGATGTTTCTTGTAAAAACAATGCCAACAATTTGTAAGATGATAGGAATGTAGTGGCAATTTTCTAAGACAAAATTTAACCATTAGTATAGATTATAATTTCTTAGATTCCTCTCTTGCAGTCAACTTCGGACCTCGTTTACTACACCTTTggggaaacaaaaaaaaattaatagaaaaattacctaggataattttaaaattttaagagttGTTATGATAACTCTTTAACTTTTACTACCCAAGTAATcgttttcatgttttaaattattaaaaaaaattggacttGGAAAAGTTCCAAATCTTCTAGATTTGAAACTTACTACTTAGATTTATCCATCTGCGTGGTTAGATAGCCTGGGTATCTAATTTCCAAATAGAACAACCAACTCCTTGAAAATTAGTTTGGATTTCGACCTGAAACACCTTGAATTTGTCAAAaaagatataacaaattttGTGTCGGTTTAAGTATTATTTTAGTTCGGTTAGCATTCAGTTCTTTTCCATTTGGTTTATATTTCCCACTTCCAGAGTTCTAGCCTTCATATGCATTGTCTCAATCACCTGAACTAATGGTCGATAAGACATTACAGCTGCAGCATTCATCTTCTTACCGATCCCAGCTCTCTTCGAACAGACATGTCCCAATGACCATCAACGTCATCTGCATGTTCACATCTGAAATCTTCGTCAATGTACATGTTACCCTTTCGATACGGGCCATACAGCTGTGCTAATTATCTCCCTTTGAATACAGTTTTGTCAGTTTTCTTCTGGAAATTAACGTAATATAAAAGTTGGACCAACTAGGTTGGGGTAGCATGTGGAATAACTCGTGGGTGAGTCTTGCTTATCTAATGTGAGATTCAATGCCACTAAGCTGCATGCTAAACACTATATTTATGTGGCGAGGCAATTTCCCCGCACCGTGATATGTTCATATCAAATATAACGgaaaatgtaatattatattaaaaacaagcACAAGAAACAAACTTCGACCCTGCGTTAACGTTTAATCTTTCAACCGCTAGACCATCATAAATTGGTTTGAACATTCAGTTTTTTATGTACATTCAGTTGTCTATgtacaaatttaatttatttttgtactgTCATATATGTACTTAAAATAATGTCATATTTATCTTATgcattaatattaaatttgtacCATTTTCATATTGGGATTGACTTCCAAGTGAAAGCAGGCGTTTTACTGTTTTAGTTTAGGTAAAAGAATGATGCTGTCGTTTCTCTCAAACCCACCTTCCACGTGGTAAGAAACCAATTGTCTAAAAATAGTCTGAAAGCAACTTcaagaaaactgaaaaaaaaatcaatgtagATTGCTTGGTTTTATTATCCTCACATACAATGACTACTGAAGACTTTCGACACTGGAAACAATATTTTCCCGATATTTATGATGtaacttttctaaaaaagtctttcatatatttattatgtaacgTGTTTGATCAGGTAAAATAAAGAATGCATGTACTCCTCTGAATCTAAAATAAAGAATGCATGTACTCCTCAGAGGAGGATGATTGCTTCTTGTGGAAAATTGGTAATGACCCCCCCCCCAAAACCACCTTTTCTAACTCTCTTATGTGGGCTCACTTGTTTGATAACCTCCCGGAGGTACCATGGCATAAGTCTGTGTGGTTCAAGGGGAGAATCCCAAAACACGCCTTCCTTACTTGGTTGGTGACTCTGGATCGATTGTCTACACGGGACAGAATGAGACGTTGGGGGGTTTCCATTTCTCCGTTATGTCCTCTGTGTAACTCTGAGAATGAGATCCGTCAACATTTGTTTTTTGAGTGCGGTTTCAGTAAGGAAGTGTGGGAAGCCTTCTGCTCGGCCTTCCACCTTTCTCCTCCACCTCTATTCATGGACGTATTAGATTGGATCAAGGCTCCTTCTCATGACAACAATGTCAATGTGATGTTCAAGCTCGTCTTCCAGGCGGTAATATACCTGCTTTGGAAGGAACGTAACTCGAGAGTTCACAACCTGTCTTCTCGTCCAGCCGCATCTATCATCTTGGAGATCAAGAGGATTCTTAGTGCTAAGATGGATATCTTATCTAGAGCTCAGAGAAACGTAGCCTCTTCCATTACCTATTTATCTACTTGGCGAGTTGTATTTCCTAGCCGGTAgaagtttcttttttctttgcagTTGTATTTTGTTGCTTCTATGAATAAAGGAAatttagagttaaaaaaaaaaaaagaatgcatGTACTCTTTAAGGACCACACGGTCATATGAAACCCACATGGAAGAAAAACAGTTGTGACATCAAATTGATGGTTGTAAGAGTTTCTTATTCTATTCGTTTCCAAGCCGAACGACTAAAGTACCGATTGTTTTTACTTCTATGTTTTTCAACTTTTTTGTTGCCATGGACTCAAACCTATAAAGTTTTACATTTTGTTTATAACATTTTGTAAACTTCAACTTTCATTTAGTGAAATGATATTTACATTtgtagcaaaagaaaaaaagttgtaaGAGTCGGTATTCAAGATTACTGAAGAGTTTTGTATAGTTAACGGTCAATTCATTAAGATAGATTATAGACCAAAACTCCAAAATTTATACGGTTCATATAAGTAAATCTCTTATAATAGAATATAGATTTATTTTCAGCTAGTAAAAAACATAAAACGAGTAGGCAAGTCAAAGTCTTATCTTCTAGGTCAACTGGTACCCATTTCTCACGTCACATATTTTGTCATgtctaaccaaaaaaatatatattagtgttatatattagCCATGTCTCCTATAATGAAAATACAGATTCATTTTTTCAGTCCTATTGATTTGATAATTTGAGTAAATGGGAAAGAGTTGGGTTATGAATACTTCCCTCTTGTTTTTTATTCTCTTCcttcaaaccctaaaacatgTTCACGCCAGTTACAAATGCTACGGCGACTTTTTCACCGGTAACTATGGCATCAACCGAGACAACCTCTTATCTACTCTTCCTTCCAACGTCGTCAATAACGGCGGCTTCTACAACGCATCACTTGGCAGAAACAACAGAATCCATGTTGTCGCCTTATGTATAAGAGGCTACGAGGCCCAAGCTTGTAAGACATGCCTCGAGCATGTCATTGACGATACAAAATCCAACTGTCCTCACCAAAAGGAAACTTTCTCATGGGTCACTGAAGAGGCCAATGACGTTTTATGCAATCTCCATTACACCAATCACTCAACTTTCGGCAAGCTAGAGCTTTTGCCATTTACTATCAACCCTAATTCGAAAGTTCTAGAATCATACAAGAATATGACTCTTTTCAGCCAAGAATGGACTGCTATGGTTAATCGGACGCTCGAGGCTGCTTCTACCGCTGACACTTCCTCAGTACTCAAGTACTATAGCGCCACAA from the Raphanus sativus cultivar WK10039 unplaced genomic scaffold, ASM80110v3 Scaffold3258, whole genome shotgun sequence genome contains:
- the LOC130506459 gene encoding uncharacterized protein LOC130506459, translating into MRRWGVSISPLCPLCNSENEIRQHLFFECGFSKEVWEAFCSAFHLSPPPLFMDVLDWIKAPSHDNNVNVMFKLVFQAVIYLLWKERNSRVHNLSSRPAASIILEIKRILSAKMDILSRAQRNVASSITYLSTWRVVFPSR